Proteins co-encoded in one Mesorhizobium huakuii genomic window:
- the tnpA gene encoding IS66-like element accessory protein TnpA — MEDDEQKLLVRRILRNGRRRYDAASKERLVAACLEPGVSVSGLALEHGINANLLRKWIKTTKDAVALPPPAPSAFIPVQVSAAEYSLPMQGNSVERPATRGEERLSKSSPLPAKVSASLPNGVKLTLECGDVDALTAIIGALGHVQTGR; from the coding sequence ATTGAGGACGATGAACAGAAACTGCTGGTGAGGCGAATTTTGCGTAACGGCCGCCGGCGGTACGACGCGGCGTCAAAAGAGCGGCTCGTTGCGGCCTGCCTTGAGCCTGGCGTGTCGGTATCGGGACTTGCGCTTGAACATGGGATCAATGCCAACCTTCTTAGGAAGTGGATAAAGACGACCAAAGACGCCGTTGCTTTGCCGCCACCTGCGCCGTCGGCGTTCATTCCAGTTCAAGTCAGCGCCGCGGAGTACAGCCTGCCTATGCAGGGCAATTCGGTAGAGAGGCCTGCCACGCGTGGTGAAGAGCGGCTGTCGAAGTCGTCGCCACTCCCAGCCAAGGTGAGCGCGTCTTTGCCGAACGGCGTGAAGTTGACGCTGGAATGCGGTGATGTGGATGCATTGACGGCGATCATCGGAGCACTGGGTCATGTTCAGACTGGGCGCTGA
- a CDS encoding DUF309 domain-containing protein, producing the protein MTVAVDEALSSNEFRWGIDLFNDGITGKLTRLGSPFGTLRKKRSASPALQGIDSVSAAGVKIREAKRVAAARHAARAAALFRQVIDLPNRDFEAALRMKPAALAVYAEAAITSPAVLRESMPWPA; encoded by the coding sequence GTGACCGTCGCCGTTGACGAAGCACTCAGCTCAAACGAGTTTCGATGGGGTATCGACCTTTTCAACGACGGTATTACTGGGAAGCTCACGAGGCTTGGGAGCCCATTTGGCACGCTGCGAAAAAAGCGCTCAGCATCGCCTGCTCTTCAAGGGATTGATTCTGTTAGCGCGGCCGGGGTGAAAATCCGCGAGGCAAAGCGGGTCGCTGCCGCGCGCCATGCGGCAAGGGCTGCAGCGCTTTTTCGCCAGGTGATTGATTTGCCGAACCGGGACTTTGAGGCCGCACTCAGAATGAAACCTGCCGCGCTTGCAGTATATGCCGAAGCGGCCATTACTTCCCCGGCTGTTTTGCGGGAGTCGATGCCTTGGCCAGCCTGA
- the tnpB gene encoding IS66 family insertion sequence element accessory protein TnpB (TnpB, as the term is used for proteins encoded by IS66 family insertion elements, is considered an accessory protein, since TnpC, encoded by a neighboring gene, is a DDE family transposase.), translating into MFRLGADLTVYLHREPIDFRAGINSLAVLVQEVMELDPFAPAVFAFCNRRRDRMKLLFFDRSGFVLVLKRLTEDKFRWPRRETAVVTLTTEQLHWILDGIDIDAMVRHPVRQYQVAG; encoded by the coding sequence ATGTTCAGACTGGGCGCTGACCTGACAGTCTACCTGCATCGCGAACCGATCGACTTCCGCGCCGGCATCAACAGCCTTGCGGTCCTGGTTCAGGAGGTGATGGAGCTCGACCCGTTTGCGCCTGCGGTCTTTGCCTTTTGCAATCGCCGTCGCGACCGGATGAAACTCTTGTTCTTTGACCGGTCCGGCTTCGTGCTGGTTCTAAAGCGGCTGACCGAGGACAAGTTCCGGTGGCCGCGCCGGGAGACGGCGGTGGTTACGCTGACGACCGAGCAGCTCCATTGGATTCTCGACGGCATCGACATCGACGCAATGGTGCGCCATCCGGTGCGGCAATATCAGGTTGCGGGCTGA
- a CDS encoding recombinase family protein, giving the protein MNTKITSDHLGRAAVVYVRQSTMAQVMGNLESQRRQYDLAGAAATTGFASVTVIDDDLGRSGSGSVERPGFERLVALVCSGNVGAVYCIEASRLARNGRDWHHLIDLCALTGTLVIDPDGAFDPRLVNDRLLLGLKGTMAEYELSLIRQRGIAARDSKAGRGEFRFMLPPGFCWSEAGKIEIDPDEHVAETIRLVFDKFRELGSGRQVFLWLRSADIKMPVVLHNVEVRKLVWKAPAYHSVMQILHNPLYAGAYAFGRRAQRTLIIDGRARKANGLRKPRDEWSVLLRDNHQGYITWREYEENQKLLTENAHMKRNCDRKSARGGRALLTGLMRCGRCGRMMRVFYGSAKGNAHRYQCRGDDARVGLGLCIGIGGVRVDRAVATQILEAVSDRAVEAAIFASDQVERSARDVIAAIERDLEGARYEASLAGRRYELVDPAKRHVARELEARWNDALERVSVLERKIEELSALSAARPAIDRGRLLQLAHDLPTAWNAPSTDTRTKQRLIHILVQEIICDLDDTTNEAVLLIHWTGGRHTEVRVARVKTGRYPSDMAPPAVEALRKLGGHWPDRELAVSLNRMLCKTGDGEGWTAVRVRDMRERLGIPEYDPTKAGSPVISLMKAAERLGICIGSAKSLVKKGILPATQILPGSQWMVPIEALTSEAVLIGVQGVVGRRPQIYEYYQYDKVVRLPGL; this is encoded by the coding sequence ATGAACACGAAGATCACGTCTGACCATCTGGGCCGCGCCGCGGTTGTCTATGTCCGCCAGTCAACCATGGCGCAAGTGATGGGCAATCTCGAAAGCCAGCGCCGGCAATATGATCTGGCTGGTGCCGCCGCAACGACCGGGTTTGCATCGGTAACTGTGATCGATGATGACCTTGGACGCTCAGGCTCAGGCAGCGTGGAGCGACCTGGGTTTGAGCGGCTTGTCGCGCTGGTCTGCTCAGGTAACGTAGGAGCGGTCTATTGCATCGAGGCATCGCGTCTGGCGCGCAATGGGCGGGACTGGCATCATCTGATCGATCTGTGCGCGCTCACTGGTACGCTGGTCATCGATCCAGATGGCGCCTTTGATCCAAGGCTTGTCAATGATCGTCTGCTGCTTGGGCTGAAAGGCACGATGGCGGAGTACGAACTGAGTTTGATCCGTCAGCGCGGCATTGCCGCGCGCGATTCCAAGGCGGGACGCGGGGAGTTCCGGTTCATGTTGCCTCCGGGCTTCTGCTGGAGTGAGGCGGGCAAGATCGAGATCGATCCGGACGAACATGTGGCGGAGACGATCAGGCTCGTCTTTGACAAATTCCGGGAACTGGGAAGTGGGCGACAAGTCTTTTTGTGGCTGCGGTCGGCCGATATCAAGATGCCCGTCGTCTTGCACAACGTGGAAGTGCGCAAGCTCGTCTGGAAGGCGCCAGCTTATCATAGCGTCATGCAGATCCTCCACAATCCACTCTACGCGGGCGCCTATGCCTTCGGAAGGCGAGCACAACGAACGTTGATCATCGATGGTCGCGCTCGCAAGGCCAACGGGCTGCGCAAGCCCAGGGATGAATGGAGTGTATTGCTGCGCGACAATCATCAAGGTTACATCACCTGGCGGGAGTATGAAGAGAACCAGAAGCTTCTGACCGAGAACGCACACATGAAGAGGAATTGTGATCGCAAATCGGCGCGTGGCGGTCGTGCGCTGTTGACGGGACTGATGCGATGCGGCCGCTGTGGCCGAATGATGCGTGTCTTCTACGGCAGCGCAAAGGGCAACGCGCATCGCTATCAATGCCGCGGCGACGACGCTCGTGTGGGTCTCGGGCTTTGCATCGGAATTGGCGGCGTGAGGGTCGATCGTGCCGTGGCCACTCAGATTCTGGAAGCGGTTTCGGATCGCGCTGTCGAAGCGGCGATCTTCGCCTCGGATCAGGTTGAGCGGTCCGCAAGAGATGTTATAGCGGCAATTGAGCGGGACCTTGAAGGCGCACGCTATGAGGCGTCACTGGCCGGACGCAGATACGAGCTGGTCGATCCGGCCAAACGTCATGTCGCACGCGAACTGGAAGCCCGTTGGAACGATGCACTGGAACGTGTGAGCGTGCTTGAGCGCAAGATCGAAGAATTGTCCGCGCTGTCCGCAGCACGTCCAGCAATTGATCGTGGCCGGCTTCTACAGCTTGCCCATGACTTACCGACAGCCTGGAATGCACCGTCAACCGATACGCGGACAAAGCAGCGGCTCATCCATATTCTGGTCCAGGAGATCATCTGCGATCTCGACGATACGACCAACGAGGCTGTGCTGCTGATCCATTGGACCGGTGGCCGCCATACTGAGGTACGCGTGGCGCGTGTCAAGACTGGCCGATATCCGAGCGATATGGCCCCGCCCGCCGTAGAGGCACTACGAAAGCTGGGCGGACATTGGCCAGATCGGGAGCTCGCAGTGTCCCTCAATCGGATGCTTTGCAAGACCGGTGATGGTGAGGGTTGGACGGCGGTGCGTGTTCGTGACATGCGCGAGCGGTTGGGCATTCCAGAATATGATCCCACAAAAGCGGGCAGTCCCGTGATTAGCCTGATGAAAGCTGCCGAAAGGCTCGGTATCTGCATCGGATCGGCGAAAAGCCTTGTAAAGAAGGGCATCTTGCCCGCAACGCAAATCTTGCCGGGCTCACAGTGGATGGTTCCGATTGAAGCACTAACCTCAGAGGCTGTTCTGATAGGGGTGCAGGGTGTGGTTGGGCGACGGCCACAGATTTATGAATATTATCAATATGATAAGGTTGTCCGATTGCCCGGACTCTAA
- the pmtA gene encoding phospholipid N-methyltransferase PmtA, translated as MVFRLKERLGRKFEEEVQFFKGWQKDKKRVGALMPTSVHAARRMASVINPASGLPVLELGAGTGVITKAILERGIKPHQLISVEYSKDFYHRLTRGFPGVDFRLGDAFALGEVLAERSGEQFDCVISAVPMLSFPMEQRIALLEDLLARIPAGRPVIQITYGPLSPVIKMPDRYVVSHYDFVVRNIPPAQLWTYRRAV; from the coding sequence ATGGTCTTTCGATTGAAGGAGCGGCTCGGCAGGAAGTTTGAAGAGGAAGTGCAATTCTTCAAGGGCTGGCAGAAGGACAAGAAACGAGTGGGCGCGCTCATGCCAACGTCCGTGCATGCCGCGCGCCGTATGGCAAGCGTAATTAACCCAGCATCCGGATTGCCGGTTCTGGAACTTGGTGCCGGAACTGGCGTCATCACCAAGGCTATCCTGGAAAGGGGCATCAAGCCGCATCAGCTGATTTCGGTCGAATATTCGAAAGATTTCTATCATCGCTTGACGCGAGGCTTTCCAGGCGTGGACTTTCGATTGGGCGATGCGTTCGCGCTGGGGGAAGTGCTTGCCGAGCGGAGCGGGGAGCAATTCGACTGTGTCATAAGTGCGGTGCCGATGTTGAGCTTTCCGATGGAACAGCGCATTGCCTTGCTCGAGGATTTGCTAGCCCGCATTCCTGCTGGCAGACCTGTGATTCAGATCACCTACGGACCTTTGTCCCCGGTGATCAAAATGCCCGACCGCTACGTCGTGTCTCACTATGATTTCGTGGTCCGCAATATCCCGCCCGCACAGCTCTGGACATATCGACGAGCAGTCTGA
- the tnpA gene encoding IS66-like element accessory protein TnpA — MEDDEQKLLVRRILRNGRRRYDAASKERLVAACLEPGVSVSGLALEHGINANLLRKWIKTTKDAVALPPPAPSAFIPVQVSAAEYSLPMQGNSVERPATRGEERLSKSSPLPAKVSASLPNGVKLTLECGDVDALTAIIGALGHVQTGR; from the coding sequence ATTGAGGACGATGAACAGAAACTGCTGGTGAGGCGAATTTTGCGTAACGGCCGCCGGCGGTACGACGCGGCGTCAAAAGAGCGGCTCGTTGCGGCCTGCCTTGAGCCTGGCGTGTCGGTATCGGGACTTGCGCTTGAACATGGGATCAATGCCAACCTTCTTCGGAAGTGGATAAAGACGACCAAAGACGCCGTTGCTTTGCCGCCACCTGCGCCGTCGGCGTTCATTCCAGTTCAAGTCAGCGCCGCGGAGTACAGCCTGCCTATGCAGGGCAATTCGGTAGAGAGGCCTGCCACGCGTGGTGAAGAGCGGCTGTCGAAGTCGTCGCCACTCCCAGCCAAGGTGAGCGCGTCTTTGCCGAACGGCGTGAAGTTGACGCTGGAATGCGGTGATGTGGATGCATTGACGGCGATCATCGGAGCACTGGGTCATGTTCAGACTGGGCGCTGA
- the tnpC gene encoding IS66 family transposase, translated as MNRPGEPTVEELMARIAALQAQNRQLAERVAKLEEELALARLHRFAPKSEKHVDRLFNEAEQIADEDDAGSEDGNVVDLPDTGFPSTEKPEGKKRGRKPLPEHLPRERVEYDLADGQKACPCCRHQMHRMGEAVTEQLHIEVKAKVLQNVRFKYACRHCDRTGINTPVVIAPMPAQPLPGSIATASTLAFALVHKYVDGTPLYRLAQAFERAGVPVSRGALGHWVIGSSERHLSRIYDALKLRLRSQPLIHGDETTVQVLKEKDREATSTSFMWAYRSGEDSDEPIVLLDYQPGRGQIYPQAFLGDYRGILMSDGYTAWRTLAGATHLGCMAHSRRRFVDALKTRKKGGGPPEQALKFFEKLYRIESQTRNEKPDKGETRHQCIRRFRQQHSVPIMNALKAWLDDIAPKVLPDSKIGDAVSYTLNQWEYLTRYTEDGRMPIDNNLLERDIRIFATGRKSWLFSDTVDGARASAVVYSLMLTCRACGIEPLAYLRHVLTELPQRADNADITDLLPFNFAKTAAT; from the coding sequence ATGAATCGACCTGGCGAACCGACTGTTGAGGAGTTGATGGCGCGCATTGCTGCGCTGCAGGCGCAGAACCGCCAGCTCGCAGAACGCGTGGCCAAGCTCGAGGAAGAGTTGGCGCTAGCGCGGCTGCATCGTTTTGCGCCGAAGAGCGAAAAGCACGTTGATCGCCTCTTCAATGAAGCCGAACAGATTGCCGATGAAGACGACGCCGGCAGCGAAGATGGCAATGTCGTCGACCTGCCGGACACCGGCTTTCCGTCCACCGAAAAGCCGGAGGGAAAGAAGCGTGGCCGCAAGCCTCTGCCGGAACACCTGCCGCGCGAGCGCGTCGAGTATGACCTTGCCGACGGTCAGAAGGCCTGTCCTTGCTGCCGCCACCAGATGCATCGCATGGGTGAGGCCGTCACCGAGCAGCTCCATATCGAGGTGAAGGCGAAGGTCCTGCAGAATGTGCGGTTCAAGTATGCATGCCGCCATTGCGACCGGACCGGCATCAATACGCCTGTTGTCATTGCCCCGATGCCCGCGCAGCCCTTGCCGGGCAGCATCGCCACGGCCTCGACGCTGGCCTTTGCGCTCGTCCACAAATATGTCGATGGCACGCCGCTCTACCGTCTGGCCCAGGCCTTCGAGCGTGCCGGCGTTCCCGTCAGCCGCGGCGCTCTGGGCCATTGGGTGATCGGATCGAGCGAGAGGCATCTCTCCCGCATCTATGATGCCCTGAAGCTACGGCTTCGGTCACAACCGCTCATCCATGGTGACGAGACGACGGTCCAGGTCCTGAAGGAAAAGGACAGGGAAGCCACCAGCACATCCTTCATGTGGGCGTATCGGAGTGGAGAGGACAGCGACGAACCGATCGTGCTGCTCGACTATCAGCCCGGCCGCGGCCAGATCTATCCGCAGGCCTTCCTCGGTGATTACCGCGGCATCCTGATGAGCGATGGCTATACCGCCTGGCGCACGCTGGCAGGAGCGACCCATCTGGGGTGCATGGCCCATTCCAGACGTCGCTTCGTCGATGCACTGAAGACCAGAAAGAAAGGCGGCGGCCCGCCGGAGCAGGCGCTGAAGTTCTTCGAAAAGCTCTACCGGATTGAAAGCCAGACGCGCAACGAAAAGCCGGACAAGGGCGAAACGCGACATCAATGCATCCGCCGTTTCCGCCAGCAACACAGCGTCCCCATCATGAACGCTCTCAAGGCATGGCTCGACGACATAGCCCCGAAGGTCCTGCCCGACAGCAAGATCGGCGACGCCGTGTCCTACACCCTGAACCAGTGGGAGTACCTGACGCGCTACACCGAAGACGGCAGGATGCCGATCGACAACAACCTGCTTGAGCGCGACATCAGGATTTTTGCCACTGGAAGAAAGAGTTGGCTGTTCAGCGACACTGTGGACGGAGCCAGGGCCAGTGCCGTCGTCTACAGCCTCATGCTGACATGCCGAGCATGCGGCATCGAGCCCTTGGCCTATTTGCGCCACGTCCTCACGGAATTGCCGCAGCGCGCGGACAATGCCGACATCACCGATCTCTTGCCATTCAACTTCGCCAAAACCGCCGCTACTTGA
- a CDS encoding dicarboxylate/amino acid:cation symporter: protein MLAPEIRSANAGPHKPHFARLYVQVLAAIALGVALGYFYPEIGESVKPLGDAFIKLVKMVIAPVIFLTIATGIAGMNDLQKLGRVAGKAMFYFLTFSTLALIVGLIVANVVQPGAGLNIDPASLDAQAVSTYAAKAHQQSVIGFLMNIIPSTVVGAFAEGDILQVLFFSVLFGIALAKGGETGKPVLSLLQALIAPVFKLVGILMKAAPIGAFGAMAFTIGKYGIGSMVNLAMLVATFYLTAFLFVFGVLGAVCRYNGFSIFSLIRYIKEELLLVLATSSSEAALPSLMEKIERAGAKRSVVGLVIPAGYSFNLDGTNIYMTLAALFIAQATNTDLSIVDQVLLLLVAMLSSKGSAGVTGAGFITLAATLAVVPSVPVAGLALILGVDRFMSECRALTNLVGNAVAALVIARWEGELDKAQLEAAFSGHQLAETLNRPIDRAPSAPAKWPGP, encoded by the coding sequence GTGTTAGCTCCAGAGATCCGCAGCGCGAACGCAGGCCCTCATAAACCCCATTTTGCGCGGCTTTACGTGCAGGTGCTTGCCGCAATCGCGCTTGGCGTCGCACTTGGCTATTTCTATCCGGAGATCGGCGAAAGCGTGAAGCCGCTCGGAGATGCATTCATCAAGCTCGTCAAGATGGTCATCGCGCCTGTCATCTTCCTGACAATTGCGACCGGCATCGCCGGCATGAACGATCTTCAGAAGTTGGGCCGGGTCGCCGGGAAGGCGATGTTCTATTTCCTAACCTTCTCGACGCTGGCACTGATCGTCGGCCTCATAGTTGCCAATGTCGTTCAACCCGGGGCCGGCCTCAACATCGATCCGGCCTCGCTCGATGCCCAGGCGGTGAGCACCTATGCCGCAAAGGCGCACCAGCAGTCGGTGATCGGCTTCCTGATGAACATCATCCCGTCAACGGTCGTCGGTGCCTTCGCGGAGGGCGACATCCTGCAGGTCCTGTTCTTCTCGGTTCTGTTCGGCATCGCCCTGGCAAAGGGTGGAGAGACGGGGAAGCCTGTGCTTTCTCTGCTCCAGGCGCTCATCGCGCCGGTGTTCAAGCTGGTCGGCATTCTGATGAAGGCCGCACCGATCGGGGCTTTCGGCGCGATGGCCTTCACCATCGGCAAATATGGAATCGGTTCGATGGTCAACCTCGCCATGCTGGTGGCGACGTTCTATCTCACCGCGTTCCTATTCGTGTTCGGGGTGCTCGGCGCGGTCTGCCGTTACAACGGCTTCTCCATCTTTTCTCTCATTCGCTACATCAAGGAAGAGCTGCTGCTTGTTCTGGCAACGTCCTCTTCGGAGGCCGCGCTCCCCTCGCTCATGGAGAAGATTGAGCGGGCTGGCGCCAAACGTTCTGTCGTGGGTCTCGTCATCCCGGCAGGATATTCATTCAATTTGGACGGCACCAATATTTATATGACGCTGGCCGCCCTCTTCATAGCACAAGCGACGAACACGGATCTGTCGATCGTCGATCAGGTGCTCCTGCTGCTCGTTGCGATGCTTTCCTCAAAGGGTTCTGCAGGCGTAACAGGTGCGGGCTTCATCACGCTTGCTGCTACGCTCGCCGTAGTACCCAGTGTCCCCGTCGCTGGCCTCGCTCTTATCCTTGGCGTCGACCGCTTTATGTCGGAGTGCCGAGCGCTGACGAACTTGGTCGGCAACGCGGTGGCAGCGCTCGTCATCGCCCGCTGGGAGGGCGAATTGGACAAAGCGCAGTTGGAAGCCGCCTTCTCCGGTCATCAGCTTGCGGAGACATTAAACCGGCCGATCGATCGTGCGCCCAGCGCGCCTGCTAAGTGGCCGGGCCCGTGA
- the tnpB gene encoding IS66 family insertion sequence element accessory protein TnpB, with protein sequence MFRLGADLTVYLHREPIDFRAGINSLAVLVQEVMELDPFAPAVFAFCNRRRQRPTFYIRFSFCDDRLSVASTIRLQGAGLALSARQDPDVHLYGRASRSPLP encoded by the coding sequence ATGTTCAGACTGGGCGCTGACCTGACAGTCTACCTGCATCGCGAACCGATCGACTTCCGCGCCGGCATCAACAGCCTTGCGGTCCTGGTTCAGGAGGTGATGGAGCTCGACCCGTTTGCGCCTGCGGTCTTTGCCTTTTGCAATCGCCGTCGCCAACGACCGACATTCTACATACGGTTTTCGTTTTGCGACGATCGCCTATCCGTGGCATCCACTATTCGGCTGCAAGGTGCAGGTCTCGCGTTATCGGCGCGGCAAGACCCTGATGTGCATCTATACGGACGAGCGTCCCGATCACCTCTCCCGTGA
- a CDS encoding putative bifunctional diguanylate cyclase/phosphodiesterase, producing MRNAFLFGTWWGALPVLFFSGATSAAQVVITCLSAGMIAGGAASFSTIPIAAVAYTLPIFVGSAVAIVWVGDAVNLPVAILIVSYAITLFRAVLAHAFEFTQRFILQAESENAIRRDILTSLPNRFSFNERLDSALVDARQFDQHFALLLFDLNNFDEVNDRFGRAIADVLLVEVAARLRKSTRESDGIARLEGDEFAIIATRDIRPDQIGSLAKQIIDAVRAPFLIEGREIYCRASIGIALAPTDGLDANQLLRCVDTALYRAKTLGAGSIQFFSGSDDEAAARRHALERDLASALANGQLSLAFQPFLDLSSDRIRGFEALLRWHHPTLGAIPPSEFISIAEETGLIHSIGHWVVKTACLAAARWPHDLRVSVNLSVVQLKNKALLDGIVVALAEAGLEPRRLEVEITETVLISNFEETISLLQSLGSLSVTVALDDFGTGYSSLTYLRKLPLSRLKIDRSFVQDMLTDADCAAIVRSLVELAHELRIEVTAEGVETPEQLDYLRRVRCDEAQGYLIGKPVGIGDIPGIAAKQFGQELGV from the coding sequence GTGCGCAACGCCTTCTTGTTCGGCACTTGGTGGGGAGCACTTCCCGTTCTGTTCTTCAGCGGGGCAACAAGCGCAGCCCAGGTCGTCATTACCTGCCTGAGTGCGGGGATGATCGCAGGCGGTGCCGCTTCTTTTTCCACAATTCCTATTGCGGCCGTCGCGTATACGCTACCGATCTTCGTCGGTTCGGCGGTGGCGATTGTGTGGGTGGGAGACGCCGTCAATCTGCCCGTCGCAATCCTGATAGTAAGCTACGCCATCACGCTATTTCGTGCAGTGCTTGCTCACGCGTTCGAATTTACCCAACGCTTCATTCTGCAAGCGGAAAGCGAAAATGCCATTCGCAGGGACATTCTAACGAGTTTGCCAAACCGGTTCAGCTTCAATGAGCGGCTGGACAGCGCGTTGGTGGACGCAAGGCAGTTTGACCAGCACTTTGCGCTACTTTTGTTCGATCTTAACAATTTCGACGAGGTGAACGATCGTTTTGGCCGAGCAATAGCGGATGTCCTTTTGGTCGAAGTGGCTGCGAGACTTCGGAAATCGACACGGGAGAGCGACGGCATTGCGAGATTGGAGGGCGACGAATTTGCAATAATCGCTACGCGCGATATCAGGCCAGATCAAATCGGGTCTTTAGCCAAACAGATCATAGATGCCGTGCGCGCGCCTTTCTTGATCGAAGGGCGCGAAATATATTGCAGGGCCTCTATTGGTATCGCTTTGGCGCCCACGGACGGTTTGGATGCCAACCAACTCTTGCGGTGCGTCGACACCGCGCTGTACAGGGCTAAGACGCTGGGGGCGGGCTCCATCCAGTTTTTCAGCGGAAGCGACGATGAAGCTGCTGCAAGGCGCCATGCCCTTGAACGCGATCTGGCATCTGCGCTGGCCAATGGCCAGCTTTCGCTCGCATTTCAACCCTTTCTCGACCTCAGCAGCGATCGCATCCGAGGTTTTGAAGCGCTTCTGCGGTGGCACCATCCGACCCTTGGCGCGATCCCACCGTCGGAGTTCATATCTATCGCTGAAGAAACGGGTTTGATTCACTCCATCGGACACTGGGTCGTCAAAACGGCTTGTTTGGCGGCTGCCCGTTGGCCGCACGACTTGCGGGTCTCCGTCAACTTGTCGGTAGTACAGCTTAAGAATAAAGCCTTACTGGATGGAATTGTGGTGGCCTTGGCTGAAGCCGGTTTGGAGCCCCGAAGACTGGAGGTCGAGATCACAGAAACTGTGCTGATTTCGAATTTTGAAGAAACGATTTCATTATTACAATCGTTAGGTTCTCTATCCGTAACAGTTGCTCTTGACGATTTTGGCACCGGCTATTCATCACTCACTTATCTTCGTAAATTGCCTCTTTCGCGGCTCAAGATCGACCGATCTTTCGTCCAGGATATGCTCACCGATGCGGACTGCGCCGCGATTGTAAGATCATTGGTTGAGTTGGCGCATGAGCTTCGAATTGAGGTAACGGCCGAAGGCGTAGAAACTCCCGAACAGCTCGACTATCTGCGCCGCGTCAGATGCGATGAAGCTCAAGGCTATTTAATCGGGAAACCTGTCGGGATCGGCGACATTCCTGGCATTGCTGCGAAGCAGTTTGGTCAGGAGCTAGGTGTTTGA
- the tnpB gene encoding IS66 family insertion sequence element accessory protein TnpB (TnpB, as the term is used for proteins encoded by IS66 family insertion elements, is considered an accessory protein, since TnpC, encoded by a neighboring gene, is a DDE family transposase.): MKLLFFDRSGFVLVLKRLTEDKFRWPRRETAVVTLTTEQLHWILDGIDIDAMVRHPVRQYQVAG; the protein is encoded by the coding sequence ATGAAACTCTTGTTCTTTGACCGGTCCGGCTTCGTGCTGGTTCTAAAGCGGCTGACCGAGGACAAGTTCCGGTGGCCGCGCCGGGAGACGGCGGTGGTTACGCTGACGACCGAGCAGCTCCATTGGATTCTCGACGGCATCGACATCGACGCAATGGTGCGCCATCCGGTGCGGCAATATCAGGTTGCGGGCTGA
- a CDS encoding cold-shock protein: MGNYRDHREPRGHRHDDDPVSFSERTSEPSYFQRPATVTVHPVDAEVLWFTVSKGFGFVKLSDGTEAYLHVRVLEAAGSRDVAEGTLLKVTVEKSPKGHQVAQVLEIGDEIANTPSHTRVAGGTMVETGAQLESGGTVKWYKPEKGFGFQAPDNGEKDVFVHASTLTRSGLSVLVEGQKVFVECGQGKKGLEVRSIRPRLRIATARTKILQYTIYGLVSTPDARELVAKSLEDVSRCVSRCPRAPICLLPIRETELPRSRAVSRRDCRGP; encoded by the coding sequence ATGGGCAATTATCGAGACCATCGCGAGCCACGCGGGCACCGCCATGATGATGACCCCGTTTCCTTTTCGGAACGGACCTCCGAGCCAAGCTACTTTCAGCGCCCGGCGACCGTGACCGTCCACCCCGTCGACGCCGAGGTATTGTGGTTCACAGTCAGCAAGGGTTTTGGCTTCGTCAAACTGTCGGACGGCACGGAGGCCTATCTGCACGTCCGAGTGTTGGAGGCGGCCGGAAGCCGAGATGTTGCCGAGGGCACGCTTCTGAAGGTCACGGTCGAAAAAAGTCCAAAAGGTCATCAAGTCGCGCAGGTGCTGGAGATCGGCGATGAGATCGCGAACACTCCGTCACATACGCGCGTCGCCGGAGGGACCATGGTCGAGACGGGTGCGCAGCTAGAGAGCGGGGGCACGGTCAAGTGGTACAAACCCGAAAAGGGTTTCGGCTTCCAAGCCCCTGACAACGGTGAGAAGGACGTCTTCGTTCATGCCAGCACCCTGACCCGCTCAGGGCTCAGCGTGCTGGTGGAGGGACAAAAGGTGTTTGTCGAATGCGGGCAAGGCAAGAAAGGCTTGGAAGTCCGGAGCATTCGCCCTAGACTGCGCATTGCCACGGCCCGTACGAAGATATTGCAATACACAATTTACGGGTTGGTCTCGACGCCAGACGCCCGCGAGCTGGTCGCAAAATCGCTCGAGGATGTGTCGCGCTGTGTTTCCAGATGTCCGCGGGCACCAATCTGCCTGTTGCCGATCCGAGAGACTGAGCTTCCGCGATCGCGCGCAGTGTCGCGACGGGATTGTCGTGGGCCCTGA